The following proteins are encoded in a genomic region of Zea mays cultivar B73 chromosome 9, Zm-B73-REFERENCE-NAM-5.0, whole genome shotgun sequence:
- the LOC100384339 gene encoding uncharacterized protein LOC100384339 — protein MEPPREGQGRNTTTRREGGLGTAAKAGQTAGARFGEGGARSGAMGRARCAEVRRAKAGRDGRRGKLREVCQGERGGSGWAGTNREEDAPGSCARGKQRGRKMGTRPWKQGVARRAESRTRKQSARRGDGQGGDRIRASKEQRLDWSREMRARRELRRRRLPVNSMTGRMRRPRAYAGRETCHGDELETDRAWTVNREQRGRSRAGSRRAMELRGWGRGVARAGRREEEEGLGARRARRAQGAACAGSRSAVRAPELCGPPSREGGGGQAGRGSRGAEEDKEREMQWKNL, from the coding sequence ATGGAGCCGCCACGGGAGGGGCAGGGAAGAAATACCACGACGCGAAGGGAAGGAGGCCTCGGCACGGCGGCCAAGGCCGGACAGACAGCAGGGGCGCGGTTTGGCGAGGGAGGAGCTCGGTCGGGCGCCATGGGGCGAGCTCGCTGCGCGGAGGTCCGACGAGCTAAAGCCGGGCGCGATGGACGGCGCGGGAAATTGAGGGAGGTTTGCCaaggggagagaggagggagcgGCTGGGCGGGCACCAATAGGGAAGAAGACGCGCCAGGGAGCTGCGCACGCGGCAAGCAGAGAGGGAGGAAGATGGGCACGCGACCATGGAAGCAGGGCGTGGCCAGGCGAGCAGAAAGCCGCACGAGGAAGCAGAGCGCGCGTAGGGGTGATGGGCAGGGCGGAGATCGAATTCGGGCGAGCAAGGAGCAGCGGCTGGACTGGAGTAGGGAGATGCGCGCGCGCAGGGAGCTTCGACGACGGCGACTACCGGTGAACTCCATGACCGGGAGGATGCGGCGTCCAAGAGCTTACGCTGGGAGAGAGACGTGCCATGGCGACGAGCTGGAGACCGATAGAGCGTGGACGGTGAACAGGGAGCAGAGAGGAAGGAGCCGAGCAGGGAGCCGGCGCGCCATGGAACTTCGCGGCTGGGGAAGAGGAGTAGCGCGCGCTGggaggagggaggaagaagagggcTTGGGCGCGCGGCGAGCCAGGCGAGCGCAGGGAGCAGCGTGCGCGGGAAGCCGCTCGGCTGTGCGCGCGCCGGAGCTGTGCGGTCCGCCGAGTAGAGAGGGAGGTGGAGGGCAGGCTGGGAGAGGAAGCCGTGGtgctgaagaagataaggagagaGAGATGCAGTGGAAAAATCTTtaa